The DNA region GAAACGCTTGCATTCCCCTACCTTTCGGCAAGCCCGGTCGGGGCCTTCATCGTGGCAACCCCCCTGGCTGTGTTGGGCCGTTTCGCGAAACCGTGGGGGGTCATCGGCCTTGCGATGGTTCTGTCGACGATTTGGGCCTTGATCGTCTCGGTAGTCTGGCCCGGTGACGACGCGCTGGAAATTCCAGGGTTGGCAGCCCTTTACGTTGGCTGGCAGGCGATCATCCTGACTATTTTTACGGTGGCGCCGCGCAAGGTCTGATGGATCTACCGGCCCCACATGCCGTTGGGATAGAGGCTTTCGTAGATCGGGACCAGGGACGCCGTGTCAAACAGCGACGACACCGACGTTCCGTTCCAGATATTCAGGATCGATTGCGCGAACATCGGCGCGGTGGGCACGACGCGGATGCTGGAACAGGCCGCGACAGCGTCGGTGGCCTCTATCGTGTCGGTCAGGACCAGCGATTTCATCACTGATTTTTCGATCCGCTCAACGGCCGGGCCCGACATGACGCCGTGGGTGATATAGGAATGGACTTCCGTCGCGCCCGCTTCCGTCAGGACCTCGGCGGCCTTGCACAGGGTGCCTGCGGTATCCACGATGTCGTCGATGATGACGCATTTCTTGCCGGTCACATCCCCGATCACCGTCATGTCCGAAACCTCGCCAACCTTCTCCCGTCGCTTGTCTACGATAGACAAAGGCGCGCCGATCCGCGTCGCCAGTTCCCGCGCGCGCGCCACGCCGCCAACATCGGGAGAGACGACCATCACATCGCTCATATCGCCGCCGAACTGGTGCAGGATATCCAGCGCAAAGATCGGCGAGGCATAGAGGTTGTCGACGGGCATATCAAAGAAGCCCTGGATCTGAGCCGCGTGCAGGTCCATCGTCAGCACCCGCTCGATCCCGCCGGAGGCAATCATATTGGCGACCAGCTTGGCGGTGATCGGCGTGCGCGCCTTGGTGCGCCTGTCCTGCCGGGCATAGCCGAAATAGGGGATCACCGCCGTGATCCGTGCGGCCGAGGAGCGGCGCAGCGCGTCGGCCATGATCAACAGCTCCATCAGGTTGTCGTTTGCGGGCTTGGACGTGGGCTGGATGATGAACATGTCCTCCCCCCGGACATTTTCATAAACCTCAACGAAAATTTCACCGTCATTGAACCGCTCGACACGCGCGTCGACAAGACCCACCTGCATGCCGCGATGCATCGACATGCGCCGCGCGATGGCGTCGGCCAAGTTCTTGTTCGCATTGCCGGAAATCAGTTTCGGATCTTGTGCAGCCATGGTCTTTCGTCCCCAAGATGCGGGGCCAGACCCGTCCCCACGCGGCCACCCCTCAAACACTGGCCTCCCCCTAGCACTGGCCCCGCGGCCACGCAAAGTTTAATCAACGGGCAACCGAAAAAGGAAACCGGCATGGCACATATCGATTACTACCTGGCGACGATCTCCCCCAGCGTCTATCTTGCGGGCACGCGGATGGAGGCGGTCGCAGCCAAGCACGGCGCAAGCGTCAACTACAAACCGCTGGATATCATGGGCCTCTTTGGCCGGACCGGGGGCCTGCCGCCGGGCCAGCGCCATGAGAATCGCCAGGCCTACCGCCTGCAGGAACTGCGCCGCCAATCCGCCAAGGTTGGTCTGCCGCTCAACCTGAAACCGATGTTCTTTCCCGCCAACCCCGCGCCATCCTCCTACGCGCTGATTGCGGCGCAAAGGGCAGGCGGCGGCGACCTCGGCGCGTTGGTGCATGCCCTTACCCGCGCCTGTTGGGCGCAGGAGCGCAACATCGCCGAGGATGACGTGATCCGCGAGGCGCTGGAGGGCGCGGGGTTTGACGGGAACCTTGTGAACAGCGGCATGCTGTCGGGGGCCGAAGACTATGCCCGCAATCTGGAGGATGCGGTCGCGGCCGGTGCCTTCGGCGCGCCGTTCTACATCGTCGACGGGACGGAGCATTTCTGGGGCCAGGACCGGATCGAGGATCTGGACACGTATCTCGCCAGCCTGTCGTGAGTGTGAAGACGTGGGGCAGGGGGGCGGAGACGGCCCTGATGCTCCACTGTACGCTGGCAAAGGGCGCGGCCTGGGCAGGCGTGGCGCGGCACCTTCGCGACCAACTCTCCATGGTGGCCCCCGATCTCCTGTCCCATGGGGAGGGTCCGCATCATGACCCGGCGCGCGATTTCCACGATCAGGCGACGGAGGCCGCGACAATGCATCTGCCGGAGGGTCGAAGCCACCTCATCGGCCACTCCTTCGGGGCCACCATCGCCCTGCGTCTGGCCCTGGACCATCCAACGCGGGTCAAGACGCTTACCCTGATCGAGCCGGTGCTCTTTTGTGCCGCGACCGGTCCCGGACGCGCCGCCCATGACGCCCATATTGCAGGCGTGCCACGCGCGTTG from Jannaschia sp. CCS1 includes:
- a CDS encoding ribose-phosphate pyrophosphokinase, with amino-acid sequence MAAQDPKLISGNANKNLADAIARRMSMHRGMQVGLVDARVERFNDGEIFVEVYENVRGEDMFIIQPTSKPANDNLMELLIMADALRRSSAARITAVIPYFGYARQDRRTKARTPITAKLVANMIASGGIERVLTMDLHAAQIQGFFDMPVDNLYASPIFALDILHQFGGDMSDVMVVSPDVGGVARARELATRIGAPLSIVDKRREKVGEVSDMTVIGDVTGKKCVIIDDIVDTAGTLCKAAEVLTEAGATEVHSYITHGVMSGPAVERIEKSVMKSLVLTDTIEATDAVAACSSIRVVPTAPMFAQSILNIWNGTSVSSLFDTASLVPIYESLYPNGMWGR
- a CDS encoding 2-hydroxychromene-2-carboxylate isomerase, with the protein product MAHIDYYLATISPSVYLAGTRMEAVAAKHGASVNYKPLDIMGLFGRTGGLPPGQRHENRQAYRLQELRRQSAKVGLPLNLKPMFFPANPAPSSYALIAAQRAGGGDLGALVHALTRACWAQERNIAEDDVIREALEGAGFDGNLVNSGMLSGAEDYARNLEDAVAAGAFGAPFYIVDGTEHFWGQDRIEDLDTYLASLS
- a CDS encoding alpha/beta fold hydrolase; this translates as MSVKTWGRGAETALMLHCTLAKGAAWAGVARHLRDQLSMVAPDLLSHGEGPHHDPARDFHDQATEAATMHLPEGRSHLIGHSFGATIALRLALDHPTRVKTLTLIEPVLFCAATGPGRAAHDAHIAGVPRALAAGDTAQAARIFLGLWGAEPYDTMSPALQRYVTDRIWIPDACAPALDHDRAQILPRLMQLPAPTLLVQGAASPPVIAEIMARLSHLIPVARGETIPGAAHMSPVTHARQTASAIAGFIAQA